From a single Oligoflexia bacterium genomic region:
- a CDS encoding Fic family protein, protein MGHKYIWQQPEWPALKWQSDKLLELLGRARKAQGKIIAQADFIGLEEQAKILVEEAFTTSAIEGEKLDRNSIRSSVARRLGLPTAGLPPSQRNIDGLVNMLTDAVSGNEKPLNEKRLFGWHTALFPTGYSDLEEIAVGKWRKGKEPMQVVSGPMGKRKVHYEAPPSTQMNSQIKGLLKWWNNPPPLDGIIRAGLAHFWFVTIHPFEDGNGRIARALTDMALAQDEKTGRRLYSLSSQISKERDDYYDVLEKSQKDTCDVTRWLEWFLEMFIRAIDNSQDIVSKAMMIARFWQTHTQADLNERQLKVVNRLLEAGRDGFEGGMTNRKYVSLNKVSREIAKRDLADLEKRGILQRNDGGGRSISYSLKW, encoded by the coding sequence ATGGGTCATAAATATATATGGCAACAGCCTGAGTGGCCGGCTTTAAAATGGCAAAGTGATAAGCTTTTAGAACTCTTGGGAAGGGCACGAAAAGCTCAAGGTAAAATTATCGCTCAAGCTGACTTCATAGGCCTTGAGGAGCAAGCCAAGATTTTGGTTGAAGAAGCCTTCACTACTTCTGCCATCGAAGGCGAAAAGCTAGATCGAAATTCAATCCGCTCCTCTGTGGCAAGACGATTGGGGTTACCTACTGCGGGATTACCCCCATCCCAAAGAAATATAGATGGCCTCGTCAATATGCTCACCGATGCGGTGAGTGGTAATGAAAAACCATTGAATGAAAAAAGACTTTTTGGATGGCATACCGCTTTATTTCCGACAGGCTATTCAGATCTGGAGGAGATCGCTGTTGGAAAGTGGCGAAAAGGTAAAGAGCCCATGCAGGTGGTTTCTGGGCCCATGGGAAAAAGAAAAGTCCACTATGAGGCTCCGCCTTCGACCCAAATGAATAGCCAAATAAAAGGTTTATTGAAGTGGTGGAATAATCCACCTCCGTTAGATGGAATCATTCGCGCAGGTCTTGCTCACTTTTGGTTTGTAACGATACATCCATTTGAAGATGGTAATGGCCGGATCGCACGTGCTTTGACAGATATGGCTTTAGCGCAAGATGAAAAGACGGGTCGCAGACTTTACAGTTTATCTTCTCAAATAAGTAAAGAGCGTGACGATTACTATGACGTTCTTGAGAAAAGCCAAAAAGATACATGTGATGTAACAAGGTGGCTAGAATGGTTTTTAGAAATGTTTATTCGAGCGATTGATAACTCACAAGACATCGTAAGCAAAGCCATGATGATTGCAAGATTTTGGCAAACTCACACACAGGCAGATTTAAATGAACGACAACTAAAAGTTGTAAATCGTTTGCTTGAAGCAGGTCGAGACGGTTTTGAAGGCGGAATGACTAATCGAAAGTATGTGAGTTTAAATAAAGTAAGCCGAGAAATTGCAAAACGTGATTTGGCTGATCTTGAAAAGCGCGGCATCCTACAGCGTAACGATGGTGGCGGTCGGTCTATTAGCTACTCGTTGAAATGGTGA
- a CDS encoding SAM-dependent methyltransferase, translating to MSLVVVSTPIGNYEDITLRAIKTLKNADVIICEELKPARILLKRLEIGEKELFQLNEHSQEKDLPELVELCRSKNVALISDCGTPGFCDPGAKLVEACAKNKITIDVNPGASSLMSLFALSGVELNEFHFVGFLPAEKEARHKKIATLKNLRSPFVIMDTPYRLQATLNELAVDFGSRLGVLGLDLTGEKHQVMRARISELASRTLGKTPFVLLVV from the coding sequence ATGAGCCTCGTTGTAGTAAGCACTCCCATCGGAAATTATGAAGACATCACTTTACGCGCCATTAAAACTCTAAAAAATGCCGACGTTATAATTTGTGAAGAACTTAAACCCGCTCGCATATTACTCAAACGCCTTGAGATTGGCGAAAAAGAACTTTTTCAACTCAATGAACACTCACAAGAAAAAGATTTACCCGAACTCGTTGAACTATGCCGCTCCAAAAATGTGGCACTCATTTCTGATTGTGGAACTCCAGGTTTTTGTGACCCAGGAGCAAAACTTGTAGAGGCTTGTGCAAAAAATAAAATAACGATCGATGTAAACCCGGGTGCCTCAAGTTTGATGAGTTTATTCGCACTTTCTGGTGTTGAGCTTAATGAATTTCATTTTGTAGGTTTTTTACCCGCTGAAAAAGAAGCTCGACATAAAAAAATAGCAACGCTGAAAAATCTAAGATCCCCCTTTGTGATCATGGATACACCTTATCGATTACAAGCAACGCTTAATGAATTAGCTGTGGATTTCGGCTCACGCCTTGGCGTTTTAGGTTTAGATTTAACAGGGGAAAAACATCAAGTGATGCGCGCACGCATTTCAGAACTAGCCAGCCGCACATTGGGTAAGACCCCATTTGTACTCTTAGTTGTATAA
- the ttcA gene encoding tRNA 2-thiocytidine(32) synthetase TtcA — translation MQPTLENIKAQTPTSKRAPGDYELTPERLERRIFKAVGQAIVDFNMIEEGDKIMVAVSGGKDSWVMLSVLNDLKKRAPVNFDIIAVNLDQGYEGYETHIIEDYLEKHGISYHMAAKNINKIVQEKNQGGSTWCSMCSRLRRGSLYGLAEELKCNKIALGHHQDDMIETLLLNAFFIGRLGAMAPKLQADDGKNVVIRPLIYVLEEEIKQYTRQKNFPVVCCQCPLMCGETVHGDYKRRRVKELIRQLEKEIPDIRNSLLASLKNVKASHLLDKSMWKFE, via the coding sequence ATGCAACCAACACTTGAAAATATAAAAGCTCAAACGCCTACCAGCAAAAGGGCTCCGGGTGATTATGAACTTACACCTGAGCGACTTGAACGCCGTATTTTTAAAGCTGTTGGTCAAGCCATCGTTGATTTTAATATGATCGAAGAAGGCGATAAAATCATGGTGGCCGTGAGTGGTGGAAAAGACTCATGGGTTATGCTTTCGGTTTTAAATGATTTAAAAAAACGCGCTCCTGTAAATTTCGATATTATCGCCGTAAATCTAGATCAAGGCTACGAAGGTTATGAAACTCATATCATCGAAGATTATCTTGAAAAACACGGCATCAGTTATCATATGGCTGCAAAAAATATTAATAAAATTGTACAAGAAAAAAACCAAGGCGGTTCTACGTGGTGCTCAATGTGCAGTCGATTACGCCGCGGAAGTCTCTATGGCCTCGCTGAAGAATTAAAATGTAATAAAATTGCACTAGGACACCACCAAGATGACATGATTGAAACTTTACTTTTAAATGCTTTTTTTATTGGGCGTTTAGGAGCAATGGCGCCAAAACTTCAAGCCGATGATGGTAAAAACGTTGTCATCAGACCACTCATTTATGTTTTAGAGGAAGAGATTAAACAATACACACGGCAAAAAAACTTTCCAGTTGTCTGTTGTCAATGCCCGCTCATGTGCGGAGAAACAGTTCACGGTGATTACAAACGTCGACGTGTGAAAGAACTTATCAGGCAATTAGAAAAAGAAATCCCGGATATTAGAAACTCTTTACTCGCCAGTCTTAAAAACGTCAAAGCTTCACATCTACTTGATAAAAGCATGTGGAAGTTTGAATGA
- a CDS encoding NUDIX hydrolase, producing the protein MSANDKKWVKISSQELLKTSFFRLRCEEARLPNGKVCPRYYILDFVDWVNIVALTTKGELILIKQFRYPIDQTCIEIPGGAMDPRTNETPETAARRELVEETGYVPSEMKLILAQYPNPAIQSNKLWTFLALGCEKTQDQNLDPYEDIDVFTATIDETLNMIKVGEFTHSLCIASIYVALAHVK; encoded by the coding sequence ATGTCAGCAAATGATAAGAAATGGGTCAAAATCAGCTCTCAAGAGCTACTTAAAACGTCTTTTTTTAGACTTCGTTGCGAAGAAGCAAGGTTGCCTAACGGAAAAGTGTGTCCGCGCTACTATATTTTAGATTTTGTAGATTGGGTAAATATCGTTGCCCTCACAACAAAAGGTGAATTAATTTTAATAAAACAGTTTCGTTACCCCATTGATCAAACATGCATTGAAATTCCTGGTGGCGCTATGGATCCGCGCACAAACGAAACTCCTGAAACAGCTGCAAGGCGTGAATTGGTTGAAGAAACAGGTTATGTGCCCAGTGAAATGAAACTCATATTAGCGCAATATCCGAATCCTGCAATTCAGAGTAACAAACTATGGACTTTTCTCGCTTTGGGTTGTGAGAAAACACAAGATCAAAATCTTGATCCGTATGAAGACATAGATGTATTCACAGCGACGATTGATGAAACACTAAATATGATTAAAGTCGGCGAATTCACCCACTCGCTTTGTATTGCTTCGATTTATGTAGCACTTGCACACGTGAAATAA
- a CDS encoding HAD family hydrolase, which translates to MSKRPAILNEILKEAVTLKSSGTRLKAIFDLDSTLFDVSPRITKILHAFAELPEIKAKYRKESELLLTVKPHPEDYGVKRTLARYGFSLSPSAEFAQQLVDYWKKYFFGSDYLFHDVPYEGAVGFVNDLHNAGADIYYLTGRDVPRMQTGSVASLKQWGFPLNEDHANLILKPSTGIEDYNFKKEFFMKMDKTDGSVWFFENEPINIRLVLENCPHIKLVYVDTVHSESEAPPPPQVLRIKGYST; encoded by the coding sequence ATGAGTAAAAGACCTGCAATTCTTAACGAAATCCTAAAGGAAGCCGTTACCCTCAAATCATCTGGTACAAGGCTTAAAGCCATCTTTGATCTCGACAGCACTCTCTTTGACGTGAGTCCGAGGATCACGAAAATTTTACATGCTTTTGCTGAACTACCCGAAATCAAAGCCAAATACCGGAAGGAATCTGAATTATTATTAACAGTGAAGCCTCATCCAGAAGACTATGGTGTCAAACGAACACTAGCTCGCTACGGGTTTTCCTTGTCTCCATCAGCCGAATTCGCCCAACAGCTTGTTGATTATTGGAAGAAGTATTTTTTTGGCAGTGATTACTTGTTTCATGATGTGCCCTACGAGGGTGCCGTAGGATTTGTGAATGATCTCCATAATGCTGGGGCTGATATTTATTATCTCACAGGGCGCGATGTGCCTCGCATGCAAACAGGCTCTGTGGCGTCTTTAAAGCAATGGGGTTTTCCACTGAACGAAGATCATGCAAATTTAATTTTAAAACCCAGTACAGGAATTGAAGATTATAATTTTAAAAAAGAATTCTTCATGAAGATGGATAAAACCGACGGAAGTGTTTGGTTTTTTGAAAATGAGCCTATCAATATTCGATTGGTTTTGGAAAATTGCCCACATATTAAATTAGTCTACGTAGATACCGTTCATTCTGAATCAGAAGCTCCACCCCCGCCTCAGGTTTTACGTATTAAAGGATACTCTACTTAA
- a CDS encoding phosphate/phosphite/phosphonate ABC transporter substrate-binding protein, whose protein sequence is MQKSLLLLICVALGLTACTKKSDEVIYTMGFTPAENAETVNTNGKVIADIIFKKTGIKIKTYVASDYTALIESMKGGTVQFGWLASFGFVLAEKHAGAKVLLKSVRHGKPYFYSAIITRSDKPFRKIEDLKGKNIAWVDPASASGYIVPKASLLNDGIDADKFFKKQVFAGGHDSVVLGVIMGSVDAGATFTNEPEGLTGSWTMLTNAKPEYKEKIRTVYVSQPIPNDTFATTDNFNKAHPEVVAKVMEAVKSLETTEEGKKALKDLYRIDSLIEAKSEDFEPLRKAADVIKIDIGGKKK, encoded by the coding sequence GTGCAGAAATCACTTCTTCTTTTAATATGTGTAGCATTGGGTCTTACGGCTTGTACCAAAAAATCTGACGAAGTTATTTATACAATGGGTTTTACACCGGCTGAAAACGCCGAAACTGTTAATACAAACGGTAAAGTAATAGCAGATATAATTTTTAAAAAAACAGGCATTAAAATTAAAACATATGTTGCCAGTGATTACACTGCCCTCATCGAATCAATGAAGGGTGGCACTGTTCAGTTTGGATGGTTAGCCTCTTTCGGATTCGTACTTGCTGAAAAACATGCAGGAGCCAAGGTTCTCTTAAAATCAGTAAGACATGGAAAACCATATTTCTACTCAGCAATTATCACACGTAGTGATAAACCCTTTCGAAAAATTGAAGATCTAAAAGGTAAAAACATTGCCTGGGTTGACCCCGCAAGTGCAAGCGGTTACATCGTTCCTAAGGCATCACTTCTTAACGACGGCATAGATGCTGATAAGTTTTTTAAAAAACAAGTATTCGCAGGCGGCCATGATTCAGTAGTTCTTGGAGTAATCATGGGCTCAGTTGATGCAGGAGCTACTTTTACAAATGAACCTGAGGGATTAACAGGTTCATGGACAATGCTCACAAACGCAAAGCCAGAGTATAAAGAAAAAATCAGAACAGTGTATGTTTCACAGCCGATTCCAAATGATACGTTTGCAACAACTGATAATTTCAACAAAGCACATCCTGAAGTTGTAGCTAAGGTAATGGAAGCCGTTAAATCTCTTGAGACAACAGAAGAAGGTAAAAAAGCACTAAAAGATCTTTACCGCATTGATTCACTCATCGAAGCAAAGTCAGAAGATTTTGAACCTCTTCGTAAGGCTGCAGACGTGATTAAAATTGATATCGGTGGAAAGAAAAAATGA
- the phnC gene encoding phosphonate ABC transporter ATP-binding protein — translation MILAQNLSKQYPDGTKGLDALNVKIEQGEFVAIIGRSGAGKSTFLRQVNGTILPTDGKLEVLGCKVREASLYEIKKLRRHIGFIFQQFNLVKSLTVMENVLIGRLGYHGDVGGSMGLFTDEDKNLARHYLQEVGLDGRFNSRADQLSGGQQQRVAIARALVQDPKIILADEPMASLDPKLSEVVLDLLKLFNEKKKITVIVNIHVLELAKKYATRIIGLKAGRLIYDGPIDGLTDEKLRLIYD, via the coding sequence ATGATCCTGGCTCAAAACCTTTCTAAGCAATATCCCGATGGTACAAAAGGCCTAGATGCGCTTAACGTAAAAATTGAGCAGGGTGAGTTTGTAGCAATCATCGGGCGTAGTGGTGCGGGGAAAAGTACTTTTTTAAGGCAAGTGAATGGAACAATACTTCCCACTGATGGAAAACTTGAAGTATTGGGTTGTAAAGTCAGAGAAGCTTCACTTTATGAGATTAAAAAATTACGCAGGCATATCGGATTTATTTTTCAGCAGTTTAATTTAGTAAAAAGTCTCACAGTTATGGAAAATGTTTTGATCGGGCGCCTTGGGTATCATGGTGACGTTGGTGGAAGCATGGGTCTATTTACTGATGAAGATAAAAATCTTGCCCGTCATTATTTGCAAGAAGTGGGGCTTGATGGTCGATTTAATTCTCGTGCAGATCAACTTTCTGGCGGGCAACAACAAAGAGTCGCTATTGCTCGTGCCCTAGTACAAGATCCTAAAATTATTTTGGCAGATGAACCGATGGCAAGTCTTGATCCAAAACTAAGTGAAGTGGTGCTTGATCTTCTAAAATTATTTAATGAGAAAAAGAAAATTACAGTAATCGTTAATATTCACGTTCTAGAGTTAGCAAAAAAATATGCGACTAGAATTATTGGTCTTAAAGCGGGGCGCCTCATCTATGATGGTCCTATTGATGGGTTAACCGATGAAAAGTTGAGGCTCATCTATGACTGA
- the phnE gene encoding phosphonate ABC transporter, permease protein PhnE has protein sequence MTDTTIPPLPSAEKRTVGNKELQEHAESHIFERFMTLKYFIIISGTALFLWSARAVEFDLAILWANRSQLWDFITGMFPPDMEIAKQVFDEVVVTIQLAFVGTVIATIISIPLGFMAASNVMPQTKTGKSIVAATRFLLNADRAIDAVILALFFAGAVGLGPFAGTLALAIHSIGMLGKLFYEAIETVDKGPIEAVESVGAGRLSMIRWAVIPQVIPYFITYFLFRFELNIRSAVVLGVVGAGGIGFLLQSYMKLFQYQRTCTVVLVILVLVMSLDAFSTHLRKKLIGT, from the coding sequence ATGACTGACACAACTATCCCACCATTGCCTTCAGCTGAAAAAAGAACTGTTGGAAATAAAGAACTTCAAGAGCACGCTGAATCTCATATATTTGAACGTTTTATGACTCTAAAATATTTCATTATTATTTCAGGCACGGCTTTATTTCTTTGGTCTGCTCGTGCAGTCGAGTTTGATCTTGCGATTTTATGGGCTAATCGCTCTCAGCTCTGGGATTTCATCACCGGAATGTTTCCTCCGGATATGGAAATTGCAAAACAAGTTTTTGACGAAGTAGTCGTAACAATACAATTGGCATTTGTGGGTACAGTGATAGCGACTATTATTTCAATACCCCTGGGTTTTATGGCGGCATCAAATGTGATGCCTCAAACTAAGACCGGCAAATCTATTGTCGCAGCCACAAGATTTCTACTCAACGCTGACCGTGCCATTGATGCTGTTATATTGGCATTGTTTTTCGCAGGAGCAGTAGGGCTGGGGCCTTTTGCCGGCACATTAGCATTAGCTATTCACTCAATCGGAATGCTCGGAAAACTTTTCTATGAAGCGATTGAAACCGTTGATAAGGGGCCAATCGAGGCTGTTGAAAGTGTGGGTGCCGGCAGACTTTCGATGATTCGTTGGGCTGTTATTCCTCAAGTCATTCCTTATTTCATAACTTACTTCTTATTTCGCTTTGAATTAAATATCAGATCCGCTGTTGTTCTCGGAGTCGTTGGAGCCGGTGGTATCGGATTCTTGCTCCAAAGTTATATGAAGCTATTCCAGTATCAAAGAACCTGCACTGTTGTGTTAGTCATTTTGGTGTTGGTAATGAGTCTTGATGCTTTTAGCACTCATCTTCGCAAAAAACTTATCGGGACATGA
- a CDS encoding GYF domain-containing protein: MKKFFINNGGQNIGPLDMESIFQKVSTSELKTTDHIYLGDKDEWIPISQHTEYAKYSNTQKLMENTKNTESPVSKIQVSETSVSADQVAAILPLSISGDEWFVLKGKDRHGPYLYSGMIKMLQQKILFEFDYIWHQGMASWMRIAEVADFQPEHIRTIIKSMSVIEASEIFFRRKHTRSPYECPVIIHDNSRVWKGHSIEVSDGGAGIIMENAMVLPGQNVYLHFKPGPHSKSFNVLCEVVSKRYVKGIKDKNTPLVYGIKFINIQKLHKEELKTVHAVA; the protein is encoded by the coding sequence ATGAAGAAGTTTTTTATCAATAATGGTGGCCAAAACATTGGGCCTTTAGATATGGAATCCATATTCCAAAAGGTTTCTACATCTGAATTAAAAACTACAGATCATATTTATCTTGGTGATAAAGATGAATGGATTCCTATTAGTCAACATACTGAATACGCAAAATACTCAAATACTCAGAAGCTCATGGAAAATACAAAAAACACTGAATCACCAGTATCTAAAATACAGGTTAGTGAAACTTCAGTTTCCGCAGATCAAGTTGCTGCAATATTACCTTTAAGTATCAGTGGTGATGAATGGTTTGTGCTTAAAGGCAAAGATCGTCACGGGCCATATCTCTATTCAGGCATGATCAAAATGCTTCAGCAGAAAATTTTATTTGAATTTGACTACATTTGGCATCAAGGAATGGCGTCATGGATGCGTATCGCTGAAGTTGCAGATTTTCAACCTGAGCATATTCGCACGATAATCAAAAGCATGAGTGTAATTGAGGCTAGCGAAATATTTTTTAGACGTAAACACACACGTTCACCTTATGAATGCCCCGTGATTATTCATGATAACTCACGCGTATGGAAAGGCCATAGCATTGAGGTTAGTGATGGTGGTGCTGGAATCATCATGGAAAACGCCATGGTATTGCCTGGTCAAAATGTTTATTTGCATTTTAAACCCGGGCCACATTCAAAATCATTTAATGTATTATGTGAAGTAGTAAGCAAGAGATACGTCAAAGGCATTAAAGATAAAAATACGCCTCTTGTTTATGGAATTAAATTTATCAATATACAAAAGCTTCATAAAGAAGAGTTAAAAACGGTTCATGCTGTGGCATAA
- a CDS encoding VWA domain-containing protein, with protein MLRGLHIQKLKYLPAVLTVVGLLFSTACGTPAQFGLNEQTESFGQVVTYNTQVDMLLVVDNSGSMGTKQTQLSQQLLPFIDYLVTSGFDFRIAVTTMDMSGSGARGSFVGSPNVLTKSTPDLRNAFIRNISQGTRGSDLSRGLEAMAFAISDSKLAGENSGFWRKEALLAVIFLTDEEDASANNTQYYIELLDQKKPLFIGGSRGWLASSIVVKELSQQCTSLNQFASPGYRYVGLSDASNGIIESICSPDLIQASANIKARITEVLTQYHLASDADVETIRIFINGKLIANDPSNGWTYDSRGYTITFHGSSIPPANAKVQISYKPKKARA; from the coding sequence GTGTTGAGGGGTTTACATATTCAAAAGCTAAAGTACTTACCTGCAGTTTTAACTGTGGTTGGGCTTCTTTTTAGCACTGCTTGTGGAACACCTGCGCAGTTTGGTCTTAATGAACAGACTGAATCATTTGGACAAGTTGTTACTTACAATACTCAAGTCGACATGCTTCTTGTTGTTGATAACTCTGGCTCCATGGGAACAAAACAAACCCAACTCTCACAACAGCTTTTACCATTCATCGATTACTTGGTTACAAGTGGTTTTGATTTTCGCATAGCAGTTACAACGATGGATATGAGTGGTAGCGGTGCAAGGGGAAGTTTTGTGGGTTCACCAAATGTACTTACAAAATCAACTCCTGATCTTCGCAACGCATTTATTCGAAATATTTCACAGGGTACTCGAGGTAGTGATCTCAGCCGTGGATTAGAGGCTATGGCTTTTGCCATTAGTGATTCAAAACTTGCCGGTGAAAATTCTGGATTTTGGAGAAAAGAAGCATTACTTGCTGTTATTTTCCTAACTGACGAAGAAGATGCAAGTGCTAACAACACACAGTACTATATTGAGCTTCTTGATCAGAAAAAACCTTTATTTATTGGTGGGTCACGTGGCTGGCTTGCAAGTAGTATTGTTGTAAAAGAATTAAGTCAGCAGTGCACTTCACTTAATCAATTTGCATCACCAGGTTATCGTTACGTAGGTTTATCTGATGCGAGTAATGGAATTATTGAATCGATATGCTCACCTGATCTCATCCAAGCAAGTGCAAATATCAAAGCGCGCATCACTGAAGTACTCACACAATACCATCTAGCATCTGATGCAGATGTAGAGACAATTCGTATTTTTATAAATGGAAAATTAATTGCAAATGATCCTAGCAATGGTTGGACCTACGATTCACGTGGATACACGATAACATTTCACGGGAGTTCTATACCTCCAGCTAATGCAAAAGTTCAAATTTCATATAAACCAAAAAAGGCTAGAGCATAG
- a CDS encoding MotA/TolQ/ExbB proton channel family protein produces the protein MFSEFGKFIIDGGVAVYSMLLLAGFSGAIIYERVQALYFRYGLKTDAFLAQIKAMIVGDRIEEAIAFCSAQGQALLPKVVKQILERSDRDDESIKNAQDISTMEIVPLITQRMGYLVMVANVATLIGLLGTIHGLIQSFQAVSFADPVQKQTLLAQGISISMNTTALGLLVAIPVMIIYSFLQARQNKMLEDIIGVSAKVVDLLMSRNYHAYDENAAFAPGETIPPVSKVGNSSAKRKSA, from the coding sequence ATGTTTAGCGAGTTTGGAAAATTTATTATTGACGGTGGAGTAGCAGTATACAGCATGTTGTTGTTAGCTGGTTTCTCTGGTGCAATTATCTATGAAAGAGTCCAAGCTCTTTACTTTAGATACGGCTTAAAAACAGACGCTTTCTTGGCGCAAATTAAAGCCATGATTGTTGGCGATCGCATTGAAGAGGCGATTGCATTTTGTTCAGCACAAGGCCAAGCTCTGCTCCCAAAAGTAGTTAAGCAGATTCTTGAACGCTCAGACCGTGATGATGAGAGCATTAAAAACGCTCAAGATATTTCTACAATGGAAATTGTACCTTTGATCACTCAACGTATGGGTTATCTGGTTATGGTGGCCAACGTTGCGACACTCATTGGTCTCTTGGGTACAATTCACGGTTTGATTCAATCATTCCAAGCTGTAAGTTTTGCTGACCCGGTACAAAAGCAAACATTACTTGCGCAAGGTATTTCAATTTCTATGAATACCACAGCTCTTGGTCTACTCGTTGCCATTCCTGTGATGATTATTTACAGCTTTTTGCAAGCGCGCCAAAACAAGATGTTAGAAGATATTATTGGTGTGAGTGCCAAGGTAGTTGATCTTTTGATGTCTAGAAATTACCACGCTTATGACGAAAACGCAGCCTTTGCACCAGGAGAAACAATTCCTCCTGTATCTAAAGTAGGCAATAGCTCAGCTAAACGTAAATCGGCTTAA
- a CDS encoding biopolymer transporter ExbD: MRISRFRDNAAHATFELNLAPMMDMFVSIIPFMMLSVSFMQIMLIDVPLPVPVSQALADDRAQTKREVAISIKMENKLGFAIDVKDERGRNTRLSVGKIGSDFDYVGLHKKLVEVKQRFPKVFRVELNPDDSVDYKSIVQAMDASRSIEKNDPKIMIDKTESPLLFPDVILSNVMG, encoded by the coding sequence ATGCGCATATCACGTTTTAGAGACAATGCAGCACATGCGACATTTGAGCTAAATTTGGCTCCGATGATGGATATGTTTGTTTCAATTATTCCTTTCATGATGCTTTCAGTTTCTTTTATGCAGATTATGCTCATCGATGTTCCATTGCCAGTTCCAGTGTCGCAAGCACTTGCGGATGATCGTGCACAAACAAAGCGAGAAGTTGCAATCAGCATTAAAATGGAAAACAAACTTGGTTTTGCCATTGATGTAAAAGATGAGCGGGGTCGTAACACGCGATTATCAGTAGGTAAAATTGGATCTGATTTTGACTATGTTGGGTTACATAAAAAACTAGTTGAAGTTAAGCAGAGATTTCCAAAAGTTTTCAGAGTTGAGCTTAATCCAGATGACAGCGTTGATTATAAATCAATCGTTCAAGCCATGGATGCATCTCGAAGTATTGAAAAAAATGATCCAAAGATCATGATTGATAAAACTGAGTCACCACTTTTGTTTCCGGACGTAATTTTGTCCAATGTGATGGGGTAA
- a CDS encoding biopolymer transporter ExbD — MNAAVRALRQNQSGTFALQITSMIDMFTIILVFLLKSYSSSVVDMAPMKDLRLPSSTATVSPVEALKLAVSKDGIYVDDKSIVVFENGQLPKSATDASDTRFIKPLFEALNTLAQKSKNIAKQNENVTFDGKIVFQADQSLNYQLIKKVMYTATIAGYSDFKFAVVAQQ, encoded by the coding sequence ATGAATGCTGCAGTAAGAGCATTAAGGCAAAATCAAAGTGGAACATTTGCGCTTCAGATCACAAGTATGATCGATATGTTCACTATTATTCTTGTTTTCTTATTAAAGAGCTATTCATCAAGCGTCGTTGATATGGCTCCTATGAAAGATCTTCGACTTCCTTCATCAACCGCAACCGTATCACCTGTAGAAGCGCTTAAATTGGCTGTGTCTAAAGACGGAATTTATGTTGATGATAAATCAATTGTAGTTTTTGAAAACGGACAACTACCTAAGAGTGCAACTGACGCTTCTGATACTCGTTTTATTAAGCCGTTGTTTGAAGCGCTTAATACACTGGCGCAAAAATCAAAAAATATTGCTAAGCAAAATGAGAATGTAACGTTTGATGGAAAAATAGTATTTCAGGCTGATCAATCTTTGAATTATCAGCTGATCAAAAAGGTAATGTACACAGCTACTATAGCCGGTTATAGCGATTTTAAATTCGCTGTAGTAGCGCAGCAGTAA